The DNA segment TTGATATCGAAGGGGATGTACTGCTCGACCTCCCACTGGATCGACTCCTCGAGCTCCTCGGCGGTGGTGGTGGGGAGCTGGACCTTCTTGATGATGACCGAATGGCCCGAGAGGGAGATGGCGACATCCTTCTCGCTGACCTTCAGCTCCCGCATGGCGGTCTTGATTCCCTCTACGACGGCGGCGTGGTCCATGATCGCCCCGTCGACGATCGAGTCGGCCGGCAGGGGGAACACGCCGAACTTCCGCAGCCGGTTTTCCGCGCCGATCGCCTTGACATGGGCCATCTTCACGGCGCTCGACCCGATGTCCAGCCCGATCACCTCTTTGCTGCCGAACAGGCCCATCGCAAGCCCCCGTGGCTCCGTCGTTAGATCTTGAACACCTTGTCCCGGTCGGACAGCTTCAGGCCGAGCGACAGGATGATCTTTCTCTTAGTGTCCATCCGGCACGCCAACCCCTTTTCCACCCGATCGATCGTCAGGACGGACAGCTTTGCCCGCCTGGCCAGCTCCGCCTTGCTCA comes from the Deltaproteobacteria bacterium genome and includes:
- a CDS encoding XRE family transcriptional regulator, with the translated sequence MTVGSPEREKIKVDPNNVRKIREGLLMSKAELARRAKLSVLTIDRVEKGLACRMDTKRKIILSLGLKLSDRDKVFKI